The following DNA comes from Natronospira bacteriovora.
GCACCATCAATCCCTATCGTGGCTGCGAGCACGGCTGCATCTACTGTTTCGCGCGGCCCAGCCACGCCTGGCTGGATCTGTCACCGGGGCTGGATTTCGAGACCCGCCTGTTTGCCAAGCTGGATGCGCCCGCCCTGCTTGAAAAGGCGTTGCGCCATCCACGCTATCGCTGCGACACCGTGGTGCTGGGGGCGAATACGGACTGCTACCAGCCCATCGAGAAGCAGTATGGCCTCACCCGGCGGCTGCTGGCGGTGCTGTATGACTACCGGCATCCAGTCTCCATTCTGACCAAGAGCGCCCTGGTTCTGCGTGACCTGGACATTCTCGGCGATATGGCGCGTGAGGGGCTGGTGAATGTGATGGTGAGTGTCACCACGCTTGATCAGGATCTGAAACGTCGCCTGGAGCCGAGAACACCTTCCGGTCAGCGACGACTGCGCACGGTGGCGGACCTGGCCGAGGCCGGCATTCCTACGGGCGTTTTGATGGCGCCGGTGATTCCGGCGCTGAATGATCATGAAATCGAGACCATCGTGCAGGCATCGGCCGAGGCCGGTGCCCGAAGCGTGGAAACGGTCTTGCTGCGATTGCCGCTGGAGCTTGCCGATCTGTTCAGGGAGTGGTTGGCGGTGCACTACCCCGAACGGGCGGGCCGGGTGATGTCGCTGCTCAGGGAAGCCCGCGGTGGCCGGGATAATGACAGTCGTTTTGGTTACCGCATGCGCGGGCAGGGCGCCTATGAGGACCTGATTTCCCATCGCCTGAAACTGGCACGAAAGCGCTTTGGGCTGGAAGGACGGGGTCAGCTGGGCCTGGACAAGGGCAAGTTTCGCTTGCCGGTGAAATCCGGGGATCAGCTGGGTCTCTTCTGAACGGGGCTGGGGTCGGGGCTCAGGCCCAGAGTCGTTCCAGATTCTCGAATCCCCATTTCGCGGGGTCTTCTCGCTGTTTGATGCTTTCCTGGGTGCCGGGGAGGGCAAGGTCCAGGGCTTTCGGGGGCAGGTGGGTGCCTGCGCTGGTGGAATAGAAGACCACCACCCGGGGTGACAGCAACTGTTCCCGGTTCTGCTCGGTGACCACGGCCAGGCGGCCGGAGCCGAGGCGGACCAGGGAGCCGGTCGGATAAATGCCCAGTGCCTTGACGAAATGCTGAAACAGCGTCTCGTCCAGGTGGCCGTCGGTCCACTTGGCCATGCGGCTGATGGCCGTGGCCGGATCCCAACCCTGCTTGTAGGGTCGATTCGAGGTCACCGCATCATAGACGTCGCAGATGGCCCCCATGCGGGCGTAGCGTGATATCTGCTCGTCTTTCAGTCCATCGGGGTAGCCGGTGCCATCGATCTTTTCATGGTGATGGCGGACAACATCGAGTACCACCTCGGTGGCTTCGCCGCCTTCGATGAGGGCCTGGTGGCCCCGGTCCGGATGTGCCTTGATGGCTTCAAATTCCCGCTCGGTCAGTCGGCCGGGCTTGTTGAGTATCTCGCCCGGAACGAAGACCTTGCCCACGTCGTGCAGCAGGCCCGCCAGGCCGGCTTCTCGCACCTGATCCTCATTGAGCCCCATTTCCCGAGCCAGCGTCACCATCAGGGCACAAACGGCGACCGAGTGCATATAGGTGTATTCATCGGCCGTCTTGATGCGGGCCAGCCCGACAAGGGCTGACGGGTTGCGCAGCATGGAGTCCGAGATTTCCTCCACCAGC
Coding sequences within:
- a CDS encoding HD-GYP domain-containing protein translates to MRKRIASTQLEPGMFLEELCGDWMQHPFWRTRFLIENEEQVSKVIDAGILEVVIDTRKGKSPETTRDRDLPPEKPLSSLPASPYRHEPVSLSQELRQASRIVAKGKEAVVDMFQDARLGKAISTDRMAPLVEEISDSMLRNPSALVGLARIKTADEYTYMHSVAVCALMVTLAREMGLNEDQVREAGLAGLLHDVGKVFVPGEILNKPGRLTEREFEAIKAHPDRGHQALIEGGEATEVVLDVVRHHHEKIDGTGYPDGLKDEQISRYARMGAICDVYDAVTSNRPYKQGWDPATAISRMAKWTDGHLDETLFQHFVKALGIYPTGSLVRLGSGRLAVVTEQNREQLLSPRVVVFYSTSAGTHLPPKALDLALPGTQESIKQREDPAKWGFENLERLWA
- a CDS encoding PA0069 family radical SAM protein, producing MSQQAGHKGRGAASSPPPRYRAQHHERVDDGWWQEAESAPATVVAPDPARSVISYNQSPDVPFDRTINPYRGCEHGCIYCFARPSHAWLDLSPGLDFETRLFAKLDAPALLEKALRHPRYRCDTVVLGANTDCYQPIEKQYGLTRRLLAVLYDYRHPVSILTKSALVLRDLDILGDMAREGLVNVMVSVTTLDQDLKRRLEPRTPSGQRRLRTVADLAEAGIPTGVLMAPVIPALNDHEIETIVQASAEAGARSVETVLLRLPLELADLFREWLAVHYPERAGRVMSLLREARGGRDNDSRFGYRMRGQGAYEDLISHRLKLARKRFGLEGRGQLGLDKGKFRLPVKSGDQLGLF